The following coding sequences are from one uncultured Bacteroides sp. window:
- the nuoH gene encoding NADH-quinone oxidoreductase subunit NuoH has product MFDFSIVTSWIHQMLTSFMPESLAVAIECIAIGVCIILMYAILAVILIYMERKVCAFFQCRLGPNRVGKWGSIQVFADVIKMLIKEIITLKNSDKFLYELAPFMVILASILAFSCIPINKGMEVLDFNVGVFFLLAASSIGVVGILLAGWSSNNKFSLIGAMRSGAQIISYELSVGLSILTMVVLTGSMQFSEIVANQADGWFIFKGHIPALIAFIIYLIAGNAETNRGPFDLPEAESELTAGYHTEYSGMHFGFFYLAEYLNMFIVASVAATIFLGGWMPLHIAGLSGFNAIMDYIPGFIWFFGKAFFVVFLLMWIKWTFPRLRIDQILTLEWKYLVPISMVNLILMVLIVVFGLHF; this is encoded by the coding sequence ATGTTCGATTTTAGTATAGTAACTAGCTGGATACACCAAATGCTGACTTCTTTCATGCCAGAAAGTTTGGCTGTAGCCATAGAGTGTATAGCAATAGGAGTATGCATCATTTTGATGTATGCCATACTTGCTGTTATTCTGATTTATATGGAGCGTAAGGTTTGCGCATTTTTTCAGTGTCGCTTAGGACCTAATCGTGTAGGAAAATGGGGAAGCATACAAGTTTTCGCCGATGTAATAAAGATGCTTATCAAAGAAATTATTACATTAAAGAACTCTGATAAATTTCTTTATGAACTTGCACCTTTCATGGTTATCCTTGCCTCTATCTTAGCCTTTTCATGCATTCCTATTAATAAAGGAATGGAAGTGCTTGACTTTAATGTAGGAGTGTTTTTTCTATTAGCAGCATCTTCCATAGGTGTTGTTGGTATTTTACTCGCAGGATGGAGTAGTAACAATAAATTTTCACTTATCGGGGCCATGCGAAGCGGAGCCCAAATCATCAGTTATGAGTTATCAGTAGGATTATCTATACTCACAATGGTTGTGCTGACTGGCAGTATGCAGTTTTCAGAAATAGTAGCCAATCAGGCAGATGGTTGGTTCATATTTAAAGGGCATATACCCGCATTAATTGCTTTTATAATTTACCTCATTGCCGGCAATGCTGAAACCAACAGAGGCCCATTTGACCTTCCTGAAGCAGAAAGTGAATTAACAGCTGGATATCACACAGAGTATAGTGGTATGCACTTTGGTTTCTTCTATTTGGCAGAATACTTGAATATGTTTATTGTTGCATCAGTTGCTGCTACCATTTTTCTAGGAGGATGGATGCCTCTGCATATAGCAGGCTTAAGTGGTTTCAATGCTATAATGGATTATATCCCGGGATTCATCTGGTTCTTTGGCAAAGCTTTCTTTGTTGTTTTCCTACTTATGTGGATTAAATGGACTTTCCCTCGTCTGCGTATTGATCAGATACTTACTTTAGAGTGGAAATACCTCGTTCCTATCAGTATGGTAAACCTTATATTAATGGTATTAATTGTAGTCTTTGGACTTCATTTTTAA